A window of Bacillus sp. DX3.1 genomic DNA:
TATAGAAGAAAAAAAGGCTATTGAAGTGAGATTTAAGCCTCATTTTGCAATTAATATTAGAGAATTCTAATCACAAAATCGTAGGACTTATCAATTCCTACAATTTTTATTATTGAATATTTTTCCAAAGTGGCCCCTCATACCCTGAATCGTTTCCGTACCCCTATATTGTTTGAACTCCTCCTTATGCTAATCTCATTTTAACTTTTAATCACTCTCTTCTATTTACAACTCTTTAAATTCTATATATTTAAATGTATAATTGTATAGAAATAATAAAATTTTGAACTGAGGTGACAATAATGAGAAGTTTAGGTTCATTAGTAACGTCTACTATATGTTCAGTAATCCTTATAATTTGGAATGCCTATACCTTCTATGACAAATTCACGACGGGAAATACATATTTTTGGATTAGCGGAATCATAGGTGTATTATTCATTCTATTCTTTATCAGAGACATGCGAGATATCATCAATAAAAACTATAGAACTTCTAAAAATTAGAGGGTGGATCTACATGTGGGGGTCACTATACATGCCCATCAACTTAAGAAATTCGTTGTACCCAAAATTTAAAAAAATGAGCTGAATTTTTTAAAATAACTGTAGCTAGATAAAAATTTTCATTTAGGGGGCACTTCATAACCTTAGCTTGATAGTGATGAGCGGTACGCCTGTAAGGAAAAAATTAGTAATAAAAAAGCCTTCTTTCAGACTTTAAATTTTATATTTCAAAAGTTACTTTGCCATCTATGACAGCAATCCTGTTACTCACTCATCTATGTTTTTAATAAAATATTGTAAGCGTAAAAAGAAAGGAACCATTTTGGTTCCTTTCTTTTGTCTTTCTCGAATTATCTTATTAGTCTTTTATATTTTTGATAACAGCCATTTCTTTTCCAAATCTATCACCATTATCAACAAATCCTAAACTTGAATATAAATGATGAGCTGCCTTATTCTCTGGGTTATAACCTACAATAATTCTTTTCGCATCAAGTAATTTAGCCATCTCTAAGATCATTAACTTAGTTGCAACTTTACCTATACCCTTACCTTGAAAATCCTTATCAACCATTATTCTATATACCCAATAACCATCGAGTTCTTCTCTTACAGAATTATACATTAAAAAACCTACTATTTTTTCTTCGAAATAGATAGCATAAGGTTTTAATGTTGCTTCAAACTTTGATTGAGCTATTGAAATTGCATTTGGTTCAATATAATTTTTTTGTTCCTCTGATAATTCTAATTTACAACATTCATACCAGTTTTCTGAATTTAATTCTTCAAGTTTCACATTAACGTTATTCAAAAATATTCCCCTTTCGAATTTGGGGAAACGCTAAACATTTTTTATTAATTAGGCGTTATCCCCTCGTAATTAAACATATTAAAAACATTTATATTTGTCATAATGAACGCCTCCCTTAACAAAGATTCCTCGATTTATAGAGTGAATTTTCAGACTCTATAAATATACCATATTTTCCTATATAATTCTCCCTTTTTTCTTTATTTTTTTAAAGTTTTCTTCTCCGAAAGTCCTTATAGTGATAGTGTGTTCCATCACAAACCTACACTATCACTTATTCCATTAAATGATCCAATTGGGGTCACCTTACATGCTCCTCAACTTAAGAGATTTTAATGAAACACCATCCTTACCCTGATTCACTCAGGGCTTCTACATACACGGCATGGAATAAATACATTCTTCTAAATGATTTGTATAAAAAAGTGCGCCATTGAGATAAGATGGCGCACTTTTTTATTTTACTTGATCCGAGAAGGTGTAATATGTTCTAGCCATAGAATGCCATCATACTGTTGATTTGGAATCATAATTTCATCCGTATTTCCCCAATGTTGTGCAATTATTGGCGTATACATCCAAGATGTTTCAGGACGATTTTTCTCACCTTTTAAATTTATAAATACTTGTGGATGTTGCGCAACTTTCAAAATTTCTTCGATACTATTGGATTCATGTTTCTCCTTTACATACACAATTGTTTTATTATCCTCAGAATTTAGGCTACTCCCGCTATACGCAAATAAACCAATGGCATACATCTGATCCTTTATATGTTTTGGTAGGTAATCTATCATATTGGGGCCTACAAATCCGTATTTATGAGTATTACTAATATCCTGTATCATTTTAGAATTTTGTTTTCGAATATGATAATTATGACCCCATACCATTATTTTTTTACCTGTATATTGTATTTCACTAAGCCATGCTAGGTTTTGAGCCATCTTTTGGTCACGTGAATATAATGAGTAATTATTGTAAATAGTGTAGTCAAATGGAATGCTATACGTCTCTTTCATTTGATTTGACATATATGTTTTAAGCGAATCAATACGAATACTAATTGTCTTTTCTAAAAGATTTACATCATATGATGATTTAGGTGCCACTTGTCGTAATTCATCCTTATGTTGTTGGATAAATTCTTTTATCCTTTCATATTTGTCTATAAGGGGTGTCTGCATTGCTTGAAACTCTTTATAGGAAGACACAGAATGATATTTAAAGATGTCACCTTCAGCTTCTGTAAGTAAATTAGCTACTTCAGGATTCAACTTCTCAATCCATTCGTAAGCAAAGGTTGCAAATGGAAAATTTTCAATTTCATACGGGATTTGTATGTCAAACCCCGTTAACATAAGGGGTGTCCCTTTTTCCTTTTGTTCCTTTATGTACTGAAATAATTCTTCCACGTCTTCTGTAGACCATACATCAGAAATAGATTTCTTCATCGCTTGTTCAGCTGTTAAATTATCTAGGTTTTGATACACTGTATTCATTTCTGCAAATCCTGATTCAAATGCAATTACATCATAACCCATTTCTTCATGTAAATACTTGATTATACGAATCTTTGATTGGTTCATTTCTGTTGAACCATGTGTTGATTCACCAAGGAGAACAAAACGTTTGTCTTGTATCGTTTCTTTCAAGAATGATAAATCCTCATACGTATGAGCAGTTGGTTCCTTTAATTTTTTGGCATGCCCCCCAACCCATTCTTGCCATTTTGGCTGATCCACAGGTTTTTCTTCAGCGGATACCGCCGCTGTAAATGTCGTTAGTGCAAGAATTGATGCTGTAATTCCTACTTTCCACTTTGATAACACACATACCCCTCCTGTATTTGCTAGATTCTCATCCATCTAGGAAAATAATTTTCTACAACCAATGTATGGGCTTAGATAATTATTTTCCTTATATTTATATTAATAAATGAAAATGGTGTGCACAAGAAAAAAATCATAACATTCATTTTAATCAGAAAATACAAAAGCATTTTCCTAGGACTGCATCGCTATCAAGCTAAGGTTAGGAAAGGTCAGTTTCAGAAGAAAATTTTTTCTTTTTCTAAAAATCAGTGTAGATCATTGGAAATTTTGCATATCAAATAAACCCTAACGGGTTTCACTTTTTTATTAAGCTGCTTGATTGTCCGACACGGTACAATTGTAAACGACACCTAATAGGGGTCACCATACATGCCCATCAAGCTAAGATTTTGGATTCCCCCCAAACGAAAATTTTATAATTCTACTAGTATGTACAGGTTCAGAAAATTCTTTACAATAATTTAGACCATTAAAACAGGAATTAGTTTATATTAAAATTAGTTTTATAGATTAAATATTGGAGGTATAGAATTAAGTTGGAAAAAGAATTTATGGTAATCAATAGCTTTTCTGGTGAAAATTTAACTGGAAATCCCGCTGCTGTTTTTTTAAATCCCAGTGGTTTAGATAATAATACTTTGCAAAACATCGCTAAGCAGATAAACCTTGTGGAGACAGTATTTGTCTATCCCTCTTATAATGCGGATTTTCTATTTCGTTATTTTACTCCTAATAAAGAAGTATCGCTTGCTGGACATCCAACAATAGCAGCATTTATGGCACTAGTGAATTCAAAGAAAATTGATCCTAGTAAAAAGAAAATATATCAAATTGAAACTCAAAATGGAATACGTGAAGTTGTTATTGAAAACGTTAGAAATCAAGTGCTTGTAAAAATGAAGCAAAGCGCTCCTAAGTTTATTTCACCAATAATAAACAAAAAGACAATCGCTAATACTTTGGGAATTAATGAAGCAGATATTGTTTTCAATTTTCCGATTCAAACGATTGACTTAGGTGTGAAATATTTAGTGATAGCGGTAAATTCTTTAAGTATATTAATGTCAGTTAAACGTGATGTTCAATTGTTACAAGAGTTGTGTGAGAATTTGGGTGTTCGTGAAGTGCAAATATTTACATTTGATACTTATGGAGAAGATTTTGATTTCCACACTAGAAACCTGTGCCCTAGGGAAGGTATGGAAGATCCTGCTTGTGGAATGGGGAACGCTGCTGTTGGAGCATATCTTGCCAAAAATTATTATAATGAACAAAAGTGTATTCATCTTCGAGCTGAGCAAGGTACGATTGTAAAAATGCCTTGTTTAATAGAACTGTTTATATCTAAAAAAGAAAAAGATATAGAACTTTATATTGGTGGTACTGGTAAAAAAGTAGTTGAAGGTAAGTTCTTTATTTAAATTATAATAGAGGTATCGTTACATTCCCGTCACCCTAAGATCAATTTATACCCATACTTAGCAAAGAACGCTATACTTTTTGTAGAAATATATAGAAAGGATGGCGTTTTTATATGAATCTATCGATTCAAGACGAGTTTCGCTTATTGGCCGAAGAATTACAGAGATATCTGTCTCCACATATTCTTAAACAACTCGCACGAGAGACAGGTTTTGTAAAACGTAAAAGTAAGTATGGAGCATGAGATTTAGCTGCTTTATGTATTTGGATCAGTCAACATGTAGCAAGTAGTTCCCTTACTCGATTATGTAGTCAGCTTTATGCAAATACAGCTACACTTATGAGTCCAGAAGGACTTAATCAACGTTTTAACCGATGCGCTGTTTTATTTCTACAGCGTGTATTTTCCCTTTTAGTCAAAAGTCAACTAAACGATTCGTCTCAAATCCGAAACCGATATACTTCTTATTTTCAACGTATACGTATTTTAGATGCTACTATTTTTCAAGTCCCCAATCATTTGGCTCCTATTTATCCTGGTTCAGGAGGCTGTGCACAAACAGCCGGTATTAAAATTCAGCTAGAGTATGATTTACATAGTGGAAAATTCCTCAATTTTCAAATGGAGCCAGGTAAAAATAATGATAAAACCTTTGGTACAGATTGTTTGGATACCTTACGATCAGGAGATTTATGTATTCGAGATTTAGGATACTTTTCTCTAAAAGATTTTGCTCAA
This region includes:
- a CDS encoding erythromycin esterase family protein gives rise to the protein MLSKWKVGITASILALTTFTAAVSAEEKPVDQPKWQEWVGGHAKKLKEPTAHTYEDLSFLKETIQDKRFVLLGESTHGSTEMNQSKIRIIKYLHEEMGYDVIAFESGFAEMNTVYQNLDNLTAEQAMKKSISDVWSTEDVEELFQYIKEQKEKGTPLMLTGFDIQIPYEIENFPFATFAYEWIEKLNPEVANLLTEAEGDIFKYHSVSSYKEFQAMQTPLIDKYERIKEFIQQHKDELRQVAPKSSYDVNLLEKTISIRIDSLKTYMSNQMKETYSIPFDYTIYNNYSLYSRDQKMAQNLAWLSEIQYTGKKIMVWGHNYHIRKQNSKMIQDISNTHKYGFVGPNMIDYLPKHIKDQMYAIGLFAYSGSSLNSEDNKTIVYVKEKHESNSIEEILKVAQHPQVFINLKGEKNRPETSWMYTPIIAQHWGNTDEIMIPNQQYDGILWLEHITPSRIK
- a CDS encoding PhzF family phenazine biosynthesis protein, translating into MEKEFMVINSFSGENLTGNPAAVFLNPSGLDNNTLQNIAKQINLVETVFVYPSYNADFLFRYFTPNKEVSLAGHPTIAAFMALVNSKKIDPSKKKIYQIETQNGIREVVIENVRNQVLVKMKQSAPKFISPIINKKTIANTLGINEADIVFNFPIQTIDLGVKYLVIAVNSLSILMSVKRDVQLLQELCENLGVREVQIFTFDTYGEDFDFHTRNLCPREGMEDPACGMGNAAVGAYLAKNYYNEQKCIHLRAEQGTIVKMPCLIELFISKKEKDIELYIGGTGKKVVEGKFFI
- a CDS encoding GNAT family N-acetyltransferase; this translates as MNNVNVKLEELNSENWYECCKLELSEEQKNYIEPNAISIAQSKFEATLKPYAIYFEEKIVGFLMYNSVREELDGYWVYRIMVDKDFQGKGIGKVATKLMILEMAKLLDAKRIIVGYNPENKAAHHLYSSLGFVDNGDRFGKEMAVIKNIKD